The DNA sequence TGGGGTAGGTCCCCTATGTCATACCAACATGAGTTTCTCTGACACATACTACAAGTGTTGTTATAATCACCACTCCCGCTTGTCACAATTTCGCTGGTGGTATCGCCAATAGAGTTATTTTAGGTATGCTCGAATCTGGGGTCGTAGTAAGTGAAGTTATGAAGTTTTTAAGTTGACAATGATATAAAGTCCCGGTTTGAGTCTTATGACCCCTTTCTGGTACAACTTGCAAGAGTTGCCACTGAGACATATGAGTGAGTGTTGGTAAAATTGCGCAACCTCAAGCTAATGTTCTACCAGCTTGGGTATCGATGAACTGCCCTTTCGCCATTTTTGGAGGTCTCTTATCTTATGGTCTGGGTCCTACTTCCGGAACTGCTGTACCATCATGGGGACTTTTATTCCTTCTGCTAGGTGCCGTAAGTTAGCTAAAAGATTGAGACTGCTCGGATATCATGCTTACCATAATCTTCGATTCAGCTTACCATTATCTGGAGTGTAATCCAGTTCTTCATACTTCCAGATTCTCCTGGTACTGCGTACTTCTTGACACCGCGGGAAAGGATTATTGCTGTAAAGAGAGTTGCTGGAAATAGAGTCGGAACTCGAAACACTGAGTTCAAATGGGAACAAGTTAGAGAAGTATTTGTGGAttacaagtgagtatatGTACGATACCGCAGATACAGATTCCGTATTGCGCTAATATCATGTGATCAGAACatatttgatgtttttcAGTACCATTTGTGCGCAACTACCCAACGGAATTGTCTCGTTCTTCTCAACTACCATTATCAGTTCTTTGGGATTCAGTGAATTCGAAACCGTGTTGTTAGATATCCCATATCAAATGTGTTGCTTATGGCCATTGTTGATCGCCGCATGGGTTGCCAGTCGGTGGAAGAATATGAGAGCTTTGATGCTTGTAAGTGTGCAAAGTGGACTGTATCCAGATTTCTTGCTAATCACAATGTCGATTAACAGATCGGGGGTAATTGCGTAGCCATTGCAATGACTTGTGTACTGACTTACGCACCAAAACATATCATTTGGGGAAGACTGGTAGCTTTTTGGTCACTGGATTCTCATTCATTAGTTTCACTTTTGCCGTTATCATGGTCACTTCTGTGAGTATGGCATCAACTAGCGGTCTGAAAAATATCGCTGACGTTTCGGTTCTCAGAACATCGGTGGTTACACTAAACGACAAACTGTTACTACAATCACTTTCCTTGGTTTCTGCGTTGGTAGTGAGTAATCATCTCAAGATCCCTATACCAAGGTGGATCGCTAACAAGCTGCCAACAGATATCGTTGGTCCTCATACTTTGATCGCAAGTGAAAAAGCAAATCAATACCCTACCGCTACCAAGGTGAGTATTCTGGATGATTTTCTTTCATAATGAGACCGATTACTGATTATGTATTTGTACAGGCTATGATTGGAGGATTTGCAGGTCAAACAGTGTGCATTGCCGCTTTGGCTCTGGGTATGTGGTATGAAAATAAAAGACATGATAGAAAAATGAGAGAACGTGGTGAAAATGACACTGAAGAGGAACTGGCTTTACTCGCTGAAAGAACTGCTATGGAAGATGCCACCGACCTCCAAAACCCCTACTTGAGATACGTTTATTAAAAAATTGAGTCAGAAAAGCACGAATGATGCTAAGAAGGGTGTGTGGATTCTGTACAATTGTTTATATTGTGTTGAAGCTATATATCGAAATTTTGCTTGTAATGAGTTTGTATCGGGTCAGAGGCTGAATATTGAGAAGTGTCCTCTATCGATCGATGTATTGAATTGATGAGCATATTTGCGAAACATCATTGCTGCTCGACATGGTTCTGTCTGCCAGTGCGCAATGGGAATGGTACGGTTAAAGTGATGTTTTCGAATTACCAGCTCAAAGGTCAGGTCTTGATCCAGTCCTCCACAAATGTGGATGCTATTCGGTCAGGATCGACCCTTCCTGATCCCAGATTTATGAGTTATGAATGAACCAAGTGATCACATGGTGACGTGTCTCTACCGGAATTTCGGAAAAGCACAAATCAAGCGTTTGATCCGACATCGGCTGGGCCGACCGACCTCAGCTCAGCAAGATGTGGAGGTAGTCTACAACTTGACATATGtttggtgaagatattcTATGTAAACAGTAAGTTTGTATCAAGTATGTTCAGTAACACAACCTCCCTGTCGTGTCTACGTCTGAAAGAATTAGCTATCGGAAGACTCTTAGTGTCAACTTATCCTTATCAATATCCTGCTTAGCGATTCTTGGTCATAGATTTTCTCCTCTAGTATTTGATTACATAGGCAGGATGCACAGTCCATATGCTCCTCACAAAGCTTTCGATGAAGGATATATCCAGGTTTCGGAACTCTATAAGCTTCAGTAAGTGATTGAAGATGTCTGAGATATGTATCATATGCTGAAGCTGACCTCAAACAGTGATACTCAAAGTGGTAATCCCAAAGGGAAACCAGGTGAGTTATCAAAGACTGTGTATCATGATACAGCTTAGATATTAATGCGACTATAGTGATCTTCATGTAGGTTATGGATCCCGTTGAGTCAAAAATAGTTGAACAAAGACTAACATCTCACAGACACGGGGGTCCAGGAAGTGGTGCAGGTCTCAAAGATACCGTTTTCTTTGATCCTGAAGTATTCAGAGTTATCGTGTTTTCTCAGCGAGGTGCAGGCAAATCTTTGCCGTGAGTTTCTTCGATGTGCTTAAATCAAAAAACGCATACTGATTGTGTCGATAGATCCGGTGAAATACGCGAGAATACAACTTGTGATTTAGGTGAGTTGATCATCGTTGTATTATCATGGTCGATATACGTCGCTTATCCTTGCTGGTGTAGTTGAGGATATCGAGAAAATCAGAGAAAAGCTCGGTATACAGAAGTGGCTCGTATTTGGCGGTTCATGGTGAGTTATCGTGAACCCAGAATACTTTTCAACAGAGAATCATGCATAGAACTGATTGCTTGCACATCTTAGGGGATCAACTCTATCCCTCGTATATGCAGAATCACATCCCGAAAGGGTAGCTGGATTGATCTTACGTGGTATCTACCTAGCCGATGATGCCGAGACTCAGTGGTTCTATCAAACGCAGACAAAAGGTATGCACAAGCCTAATAGCACATATGGGTAATGGCTAATTGACCTATCTACAGCCTATTTCCCAGAAGAATGGTATGTAGCCTAGTGGACGGTAAACTTCATCTACGGTATATTGACATTTCGATTCACAGGGAAGAGTTTGCGTCAATCATAGCTCCAGAGAAACGACATAACATTATTTACGCTTACAATGAATTATTACATTATCCTGATAAAGCGATAAGAGAAAAAGCTGCTAGACAATGGACGATTTACGAAAGTAGTTGCTATAAATTGATTCAGGATCCTGATTATGCTGACAGAGCTGGAAGAGATCCAACCATCTGGTGAGTCATTCGGGTCATCAATCGATTGTCTTCTAACCCAGTAGGAAAGGGCAAAAACCGTTATAGAAGCGCATTACTTCCTTCACAACGTGAGTTAACTGAGTGGCATATCTCCACATTGTCGTAATCACAATCACTGACTTCATGTAACGAAGTCATTCTTTGAAGATGGATTCATCATTTCGGAAGCTCAAATCTCTAAAATGTGAGTGAGACTGCTAGTAGGTGTTTTTACTGATCATATCATTTAGCCGACATATTCCATGTTACATGGTAAATGGCAGATATGATGTATGTTGTCCACCCCACACAGCAAACAAACTTCGAAGGGCGTATGGCGAGCAAAGTAAGATCACCTGGATACCAGATGCAGGTCATACAGCTATGGAAAAAGGAACCATGACAGAATTATCAAAGGTAAGTTCCCCGTATTATGACTAAGTTTTCCTTCGTTAATCCCGTGTTTATTCCTAACTTTGTATAAACAGGCAGCCGATGATTTTGCCAAATATCTTTGAGGTGTGCGGCACTCACGTCGGAAGCGGAGCAAGAATTATATCTCATATGCATGAAATGTATCAATGGAAAAGATTTTTCCGATATTGATTAGCATACAGCATACTTCTAATCGAATATGTCAGAGAGGATATATCTAACGGACGTCGGTTTGTTGCAAAGATACCTTGTAGGTATATATACGAGGCAATTCTGTTTTGATAGACGGACATATTTATGTCAAGATGATAAGCCCATACTCAAATCTCTTTCTCAGATTCGTGGGGTACCGATGGATGACCCTGCGATAGTCGCTGAAGCACAAGAAATCAGACGATATGATCAATGGCAAGAACAAAACGATTCCAGCGgcattttctctttcattaCCACCGCACGTCTTCGAAAACGAATGTTTCACGTTTTTGTTCCCATGCTTGCTGTACAACTCAGTGGTATTGCGCTGTTGACCGTAAGTTGTCTATCATGCGCCAAATCGCTGTAAAAGAGGTGCTAATATCGAATCGCTAGATCTACGCCGTTATTATCTACCAAAGCTTGGGATTGACCACTCAAAAAGCATCACTGTTGCTGAACTCGTGTCTGTCAATTGCCTATGCTGTTGCAGCTCTCCTTTCATCTTACGTCGTCGAAAAGCTGGGTCGTCGAACGTGCATAACCTATGGCTCACTCGTTAACACCCTAGGTCTTGCTTGTATAACTGGTATCGCCATCGGTACCGAAAATAATAGATCGAATGTTGCCAACGGTTTTGTAGTCTTCTTCATTGTATTCATCACTTTCTCGTATTGGATGCTTTGGACAGGTCCTACCACTATATACGTCAACGAAATCATGCCCAGTCATGCGAGAGAATATGGTGTAGCCATGGCAAATGTTGTACCCATCGCGATCGGCATTGCAATCGGACAAAAATTGCCTCTAGCGTCAGCCAACCTTGGTGCCAAATCTTACTCGATATTACTGGCTATGTCCGCTTTTGGAACTCTTCTCGTCTGGATCTTCGTCAAGGAGCCCAAAGGTTTATCTATCGAGCGTATAGATGCCTTGTTTGGAGAGCACGATCATGTGGATGAGCaggaagatcaagttcaGGCCCAAGAGGTTCAATATGCCGAAGAGATACAACATGACCAAGACGAAAAGAAGGGGTCCGACGTAAAACATCTCGAAGATTTGAGTCACGTTAGATCGGCTTGATTAGGATATCATACCAACCAAGCAATAAACAATGTAACCTTCGAAATGCCCTTTAAAATACTTGAAAACTCAGTCAATTCCACTTGGCGGGGCCCATTGATCGACTTTGGTCTTTGTGCAAATAGAGACACGATACAGTGACGGTGACATCGGGTTATtgaacaagaaaatcaaaaaaacaaacaaaaataGGTGGTGCTTCTATCTTTTTATGTAAGCGATATAAAATAGCAGTGTATATGTACGTGGTTTGAACATTGTAGAACGAATGCACCGTGTCGAAGGTGTTAAAATAACCTGATTATTGCTTCTGCATCCATATGAATCGTACCATCACGTACACAATAAGGTTGTCGCAAGGCAATGGTATTTGGATCGACAGACATAACTTTGCGGAAATGGCAAAGAAAGAATACGAGAGCACCAAATTGTATTTCTCGGCGTACGTTCTTCATAAAACGTACAAAATAGTTGCTGAAATATTTAAAGCCTGCGCTTATCTGTGACCGAAGGTAGGTGCAAATGATATGTTCTGCATGGAAAGAAATCATTTAAAGTAGTGCAACTATAAGAACCAAGTAACGTATCAGGATTACGAACCGCTAGAGACTCGCCAAATACTCGTCTATCAACCCTCTATGAAGAACTCATCTCCATCCATCTATAGATGCGGAGCGATGGATCATTGAACTCGTGCTTGCCTCCATTGGATTTCGATGACGTATGTGCAACGTTAACCCCGTTATCAAACTCTATTCTGAAGGAATTTGAAGAAGGGAGTACAAAAGTCTTACCCGCAAGTAAATTCGTGAGGCTGTTCAAAGATTTCGTCTTTGACTGTTCATGATGTTCAGCTTGGACCTTGACCTCTtgatcatcctcttcaattGGGTCGTTTGGATCAAACGATCTTTCAAAAGAGTGGAATGTAAATTCACTTGGTGAAAATGTCAAGGCAACTTTAGATCCGACAGTACGTCCTTGAGCGACCAAAGTAATGGCTTGACTTCCTGCAGCTGTGAGACCTCTTTTGGTATGATCTTCACTCATCAAAGTTCCATCAAGTCCTCTAGATTCGAcatcagattcttcaaaCCAAGTGGGTATGTGactatcaacaacaaatgaaaGGCTTTCTAAATTCTTAAAAGCGTCATGTTGTATGAGTTCACGTTTCACTTCATCAGATGACTTGTCTAAACATGTCGAAATAGATACCTCGACAGTCGCGAAACCTCTTTGTACAGGGAAAAATGATCTTGGGCCTGACAGTTGAAGTCCGATATCTTGTTCGTAGCATGTCCAATGGAAGTCGTGGTCCAGTATAGCTGCTGTAAGGTTGGTGCATGGCAATCTATCTTGCAGACGCTTTGCATAGACTGTTCGCATCCAATCACCATTGACCGTACATTTGTATCTTCCTGAAAGTTGAGAACCATTAGATGTATTCCCAAGCGTTTTACCCTGTGTACTCTTCTTGTAGATGTTGACTGTTAGTGGTCGTGATGCGGGTGATGTGGTATCTAATCCGCTATCTGTACCTTTGTTTGCTAATACCTGTAGTGAACCTAAGATTTTGTCAAGATCAGCAGCGCATGAGGGGGATTCTTCAATGCCTGTATCCGATCTTGAGTgttcagctttgatatcACCTGCGGCGCGTACGAAGGAACGCGCATTGGTCAGTGTAGTTAATAAGTCATCGTggtgatcatgatcatctgAAGTGAGCCTTTCAGTCCACATCATACTTGTAAATTCCTTGTATTTCATGAACCTAAAAATCGTGCTGGATGAGAACAAGGTTGGAATTAATCGTTAGACACAGGACAATGAAGACTTGTATAGGTTTTACCACTTGAAAACTGACAGAAGACGTCGCCAGCTATATGCTTGAAAAAAATTTCTCATTGTATCAAAGGATAAACTGCGTTATCAAAGGATCTTGATCAAAGGTTGGAGTACCTGGTCATTTGGCTGTTCCTTTTTCATCATGGAATCTGAAGCGTGTTCGACATTGTAGCTACGAGCGAGAGTGACGTCATGTCAAAAATGTATCAACGATAAGAAGTTTTTAAGAACGTCAAATATTTGGGGGTTGAGGTTACTGTACAATAAAAGATAATCGAGTGACGATCCATCGTGTTGTTATCCATTGTCCTTTCATCCATGGCAACATCTAAAATCAAGGACCAACCGCCTTTGATATCAAATTACTATTCAATCTCCTCCTTCATTACACGTTTTGCTCTTTTATTAGGTCGTACGACTtgatcttcagcttcactaCCAGAATCAATTTCCACTATTTCTAATTTAGGTATGATAGGTGGAACGTATGGGAATTCTTTCTTGACTTTTTCAATACAATTCCAAACATTATCTTCCCAATCAATCCAATCTTGTAGAGATTCCGCTGCACCATCTTTGATCATACTTGATTTTTCCCaagtatcttcttcaggtggataACCTTTCCATCTTACTCTAAACATTGCAtcttttttattttgatcaccttttctagtatcttttcttgatataactttttcaacttcataacaatcttcttctttaccttcgATATGTTTATGTTGTTCTCTTTGctttaattcttctaaatcatctttatatatgacttttgaaattgaatttatatttttgaattcttcaCACCAATGTGGTTCAtgtgataattcatcttgttctttaTCTATactaggtaaaggtaattgaCCAAAATTACCatatcctttcctttccaTTTCGTTTACATAACGATGACACCAACATAAAGAATTTTCGAAATCTAAAACTCTCATACCAGGTTTCATACCTAATTGAAATGCATGTGGTGGATTTTCATTAAATCTATTCCAATATTTCCATTGATTTTCATACAACCACAATAATCCTGACTCTTCCATGATAACATTATTTATGACTGATTTCCCACCGAAGATCCTTTGCAAATATGATCTAGGCCCTGGACCACAAGTAGCGAAATTCCTAAATGACCATTTGAATTGAGATGTTGAGTCGTTCAGAAAACAAATTATATTCCAAGACAAAAAGCCTCCTAAAGTAGGTATAGTTTGTAGAATGTAACTTGCATCCAAAGcataattcagattcaaaagTTTATCAGGTAGACCTGCCCTCATAATTGATATTACTAATCGAAGACTTGATGCGAAATGTATCATCTTTGAATCACGATTTCGGTATGCTGTTGAGAAATATATATTTGGTGGGACGATTTGAAATCCACCATAAtaaattctcttcttctccaaaattgataatttgtaTAAGATTCTTTCCATAGCTGGTAGATCCGCGATGAAATGTTTCCATGTTGGCATACCTCCTGTTGAAACTGAACATAGCGCTTCCCATGTTGATTCTTTATAAAACATGCAAAAAAGGAATAGTCGGACTAAATCCAGCAGTGAAAATGATTAATCAGTATAATTCGGTCAATCAGTCATTGGTTGAGCATGAGGCgtaaaagaaaacaaaaacaagcTTACAGCAGATCTCGATATGTGACtgatcacctttacctaaaatatcttttctgattttttttGAAGAAGGATCTAATTGTCTAAAGATGTTTCCAATATGCATTTTTGACATTGTTTCGTCTTTTGTTAATTCATTTCTTGGTAATCCTTCAAATTCTCTCCTTTCATACATTTTATGTCTCTCTGCACAGAATCTAAAGAATAAATAAACCCAATAATTGTCCACTGTAGTTTCTACTGGAAGTAGGTTTTGGGGTTTCAAGGTTGTTTTTTCGTATCTATCTGATTTAGATGCTAATGCTCTAGCCTTGCCTTTGAtttgttttgttgatttgacCCGCTGCTGCTTGTTTTTCGAtttggaggaagaagatttaccgATATATTCGTCGTCTACATactcatcctcatcttcgtcctctACATCTTCCTTTGCAGCAGCTTCACCTTCGAACTGTGAATctgcatcttcttctacctcttcaGTTTGTTCTGTCAGATCActatcataatcatcaagGGCAATTGCAGACTCCTCTTTGATTATCTCCTCTGTATTATCTACCCCACTATCAGGttgttcattttcagaaactaaatcaccattcGAGGTATCTTCCTGACCATCATCTGAAACTAGTTCATCTAGATCAGTATCGTCTACctttatttgttgaatcGACACTGGTGTTACAGTGGTTTCCAAGTTCCGAGCTTCTTGCAGCTGATCTGCCGATAAAATTGCTGTcccctcttcctcttctaccttgaccAATAAATCTTCACTTGTTCGAGCTGTCGTTAATTCTTGTACTTCCTCCTTGATCACCTCGTCTACTTCTCCTTCGGTCAAGCTAGAAGCTGCATTCTCTATCTTTATAGCATCCTTGATCTCCTCTTCTTGCGCTACTCCTTCCGTCTGGTCAGCTGAAAAGATGCCTGAGTACCGATCGACCTGTTCAACTTCTTGctgttcatcatctgaagtTAACGAGCAAAGATCATCCAGATCGTCTTCATCGGCAACGTTCGATGTGGGAGTAGGATAAGGTCCGACAACACGGTAGATCTTTTTGGTATCTGTGTCTGAGCTGGTCTTTACTTGATCATGTGAACGTTTCCCTATAATGCTTATTAATACCAGTATGTGTCTAACTGGACTATTCGGAAGCAGATG is a window from the Kwoniella dendrophila CBS 6074 chromosome 6, complete sequence genome containing:
- a CDS encoding prolyl aminopeptidase, with amino-acid sequence MHSPYAPHKAFDEGYIQVSELYKLHDTQSGNPKGKPVEQRLTSHRHGGPGSGAGLKDTVFFDPEVFRVIVFSQRGAGKSLPSGEIRENTTCDLVEDIEKIREKLGIQKWLVFGGSWGSTLSLVYAESHPERVAGLILRGIYLADDAETQWFYQTQTKAYFPEEWEEFASIIAPEKRHNIIYAYNELLHYPDKAIREKAARQWTIYESSCYKLIQDPDYADRAGRDPTIWAKTVIEAHYFLHNSFFEDGFIISEAQISKIRHIPCYMVNGRYDVCCPPHTANKLRRAYGEQSKITWIPDAGHTAMEKGTMTELSKIRGVPMDDPAIVAEAQEIRRYDQWQEQNDSSGIFSFITTARLRKRMFHVFVPMLAVQLSGIALLTIYAVIIYQSLGLTTQKASLLLNSCLSIAYAVAALLSSYVVEKLGRRTCITYGSLVNTLGLACITGIAIGTENNRSNVANGFVVFFIVFITFSYWMLWTGPTTIYVNEIMPSHAREYGVAMANVVPIAIGIAIGQKLPLASANLGAKSYSILLAMSAFGTLLVWIFVKEPKGLSIERIDALFGEHDHVDEQEDQVQAQEVQYAEEIQHDQDEKKGSDVKHLEDLSHVRSA